In Gemmatimonadaceae bacterium, the following proteins share a genomic window:
- a CDS encoding heavy metal translocating P-type ATPase: MGERASITIPVTGMTCAACQARVQRALAKSPGVDDAVVNLMMNSAAVTYDPSRSSPAALVDAIRATGYGAELASEAPSVHRAQAEQDKKRRDEFRDLRAKAGFALAVGVVEMAVSMSKSSMSAMSETGASAPSAWWVMLVATLAVMLWAGRDFYSRAWNALRHRAADMNTLISVGTGAAFIFSAVATASPQLLARHGVQPQVYYEAVVFILAFVLAGRAMEARAKGQTTSALRRLVDLQPPRARVLRDGTEHDVLIELVRLGDLVLVRPGERVPVDGEIVEGSSAVDESMLTGESMPVSKVVGAPVFGGTVNGGGALVARATSLGEDSALARIVRLMRDAQATRAPIQNLADRVSGVFVPVVLAIALATLVAWLILGGREHAAQAIAASVSVLIIACPCAMGLAVPTAVMVATGKGAERGVLIKGGRALERAGSVDLVLVDKTGTVTNGRPAVTDVVPVRGVDGTTLLCAAASVERLSEHPIARAIVEHADAVQADRRAAVGFSAEPGHGARAHVDGKEVIVGTAAFVAETTPIPEDLADAASRLSDDGKTLAFVASGGSMLGVIAVADRLRETSRPAIARLNGLGLDVMMLTGDNERTAHAIAAEAGIASVSANLLPAQKTAEVERQQQAGRVVAMVGDGINDAPALARADVGIAIGTGTDVAMDASEVTLMRPDLAGVADAIALSRRTMRTIRENLFWAMVYNVIGIPLAAGVLFPRFGVLLNPIVASAAMALSSVSVVGNSLRLRRWTP, translated from the coding sequence ATGGGCGAGAGAGCCTCGATCACGATTCCAGTCACGGGAATGACCTGCGCCGCGTGCCAGGCGCGCGTTCAGCGGGCGCTCGCCAAGTCGCCCGGCGTCGACGATGCCGTCGTGAACCTCATGATGAACAGCGCGGCGGTGACCTACGATCCGTCGCGATCGTCACCGGCAGCGCTTGTCGACGCGATTCGGGCGACCGGCTACGGCGCCGAGCTCGCGAGCGAAGCGCCGAGCGTGCATCGAGCGCAGGCTGAGCAGGACAAAAAGCGACGCGATGAATTCCGCGACCTGCGCGCCAAGGCCGGCTTCGCGCTCGCCGTGGGCGTCGTCGAGATGGCGGTCTCGATGTCCAAGTCTTCGATGTCGGCGATGTCCGAGACCGGCGCCTCGGCGCCGAGCGCGTGGTGGGTCATGCTCGTCGCCACACTCGCCGTGATGCTGTGGGCGGGGCGGGACTTCTATTCGCGCGCCTGGAATGCGCTGCGACATCGTGCCGCCGACATGAACACGCTCATCAGCGTCGGCACCGGCGCGGCTTTCATCTTCTCGGCTGTGGCGACGGCGAGTCCGCAATTGCTCGCCCGGCACGGCGTGCAGCCGCAGGTCTATTACGAAGCGGTCGTCTTCATTCTCGCGTTCGTGCTCGCCGGCCGCGCCATGGAAGCGCGCGCGAAAGGTCAGACGACGTCGGCGCTCCGCCGGCTCGTCGACTTGCAGCCGCCGCGCGCACGGGTGTTGCGCGACGGCACCGAGCACGACGTCCTGATCGAGCTCGTGCGGCTCGGAGATCTCGTGTTGGTACGGCCGGGCGAGCGAGTGCCCGTGGACGGCGAGATCGTCGAGGGATCGAGCGCCGTCGACGAGTCGATGCTCACAGGCGAATCGATGCCGGTGAGCAAGGTCGTCGGCGCTCCAGTATTCGGCGGCACGGTCAACGGCGGAGGCGCCTTGGTCGCGCGTGCGACGTCGCTCGGCGAAGACAGCGCGCTCGCTCGCATCGTCCGCCTGATGCGCGATGCGCAGGCGACGCGCGCGCCGATTCAAAATCTCGCCGATCGCGTGAGCGGTGTGTTCGTGCCCGTGGTCCTTGCGATCGCTCTCGCGACGCTCGTCGCGTGGCTCATCTTGGGCGGGCGCGAACACGCGGCGCAGGCGATCGCGGCGAGCGTCTCGGTGCTGATCATCGCCTGTCCGTGTGCCATGGGCCTCGCCGTGCCTACAGCCGTGATGGTGGCGACGGGAAAGGGCGCCGAGCGTGGTGTGTTGATCAAGGGCGGTCGGGCGCTTGAACGGGCGGGAAGCGTCGACTTGGTGCTGGTCGACAAGACCGGTACGGTGACAAACGGCCGACCAGCCGTGACCGATGTAGTGCCCGTCCGCGGAGTCGACGGCACCACGCTCCTTTGTGCCGCCGCCAGTGTCGAGCGGCTGTCGGAACATCCGATCGCCCGTGCGATCGTCGAACATGCCGACGCCGTGCAGGCGGACCGTCGCGCGGCGGTCGGGTTCAGCGCGGAGCCGGGGCACGGCGCGAGGGCTCACGTCGACGGAAAGGAAGTGATCGTGGGAACGGCGGCATTCGTGGCGGAAACGACCCCGATTCCCGAGGATCTCGCCGATGCCGCCTCTCGATTGTCGGATGACGGGAAGACGCTCGCCTTCGTCGCGAGCGGCGGCAGCATGCTCGGTGTCATCGCGGTCGCGGATCGACTCCGAGAGACGTCTCGGCCGGCGATCGCACGACTGAACGGCTTGGGACTCGACGTCATGATGCTCACCGGCGACAACGAGCGCACAGCGCACGCCATCGCCGCCGAAGCGGGCATCGCTAGCGTCTCGGCGAACCTCCTTCCGGCACAGAAGACCGCCGAGGTGGAACGACAACAGCAAGCGGGGCGCGTCGTCGCGATGGTCGGCGACGGAATCAACGATGCGCCGGCGCTCGCGCGGGCGGACGTCGGCATCGCGATCGGAACGGGCACGGACGTCGCCATGGACGCGAGCGAAGTCACGTTGATGCGCCCTGATCTCGCCGGCGTCGCCGACGCGATCGCCCTTTCGCGCCGGACCATGCGCACGATCCGCGAGAATCTCTTCTGGGCGATGGTCTACAACGTCATCGGGATTCCACTCGCCGCAGGCGTGCTCTTTCCGCGGTTCGGCGTTTTGCTCAACCCGATCGTCGCCAGCGCCGCCATGGCGCTCAGCTCCGTGAGCGTCGTCGGAAACAGTCTTCGTTTGCGGAGGTGGACGCCGTGA
- a CDS encoding serine/threonine-protein kinase has translation MSSLSLLVDPYADTLEMPTSASLAVSRTWERDQIAEHLGTQFQVVRELGRGGMGVVFLARDIALHRLVAIKALRYEFASSEEHRERFRREARLTARLSHPGIVPVYGFGEAGDLVYIVMKYVHGESLAERVRRERRIQPDEVRRLLRDLALALDSAHRDGVIHRDLKPENILIERGTGRAMLTDFGVALVRSLDPVRSEVSRVFGTPHYMSPEQAVGELVLDGRSDLYSLGVLGYYMLSGKLPFDAPTFEALAAKHIGELHVPLRSLVPNAPAPLTDAIDRGLAKERDLRWKDGRTMAAALSTATKSRRWFHVAGAHAAALFRSRLAAELALLGTALRTAIRWTLT, from the coding sequence ATGAGCTCCCTGTCGTTACTCGTCGATCCCTACGCAGATACGCTCGAGATGCCCACGTCGGCATCGCTCGCGGTCTCGCGTACGTGGGAGCGCGATCAGATCGCCGAGCATCTCGGCACACAGTTTCAGGTCGTTCGCGAGCTCGGTCGCGGAGGCATGGGCGTCGTGTTTCTCGCCCGCGACATCGCTCTGCATCGCCTCGTCGCGATCAAGGCGTTGCGCTACGAGTTCGCGTCGTCGGAGGAACATCGCGAGCGGTTTCGGCGTGAGGCGCGGCTGACGGCGCGACTCAGCCATCCGGGAATCGTTCCGGTGTACGGCTTCGGCGAAGCCGGCGACCTGGTGTACATCGTCATGAAGTACGTGCACGGTGAATCGCTCGCTGAGCGCGTGCGACGCGAGCGACGCATCCAGCCGGACGAGGTTCGTCGACTGCTGCGCGATCTCGCGCTCGCACTCGACTCGGCGCATCGCGACGGGGTGATCCACCGCGACCTCAAGCCGGAAAACATTCTGATCGAGCGCGGTACGGGGCGCGCGATGCTCACCGACTTCGGTGTCGCGTTGGTGCGCTCGCTCGATCCGGTCCGCAGCGAGGTCTCGCGCGTGTTCGGCACGCCGCACTACATGTCGCCTGAGCAGGCCGTGGGCGAACTGGTGCTCGACGGGCGGAGCGATCTCTACTCGTTGGGAGTACTCGGCTACTACATGCTGAGCGGAAAGTTGCCGTTCGACGCCCCGACGTTCGAGGCGCTGGCGGCGAAACACATCGGCGAACTGCACGTGCCGTTGCGGTCTCTCGTGCCGAACGCGCCCGCGCCGCTGACCGACGCGATCGACCGTGGTCTAGCGAAGGAGCGCGATCTACGCTGGAAGGATGGGCGAACGATGGCCGCCGCGTTGTCGACGGCAACCAAATCGCGTCGATGGTTTCATGTCGCGGGCGCGCATGCCGCGGCGCTGTTTCGAAGTCGTCTTGCCGCCGAGCTGGCGCTGCTCGGAACGGCGCTGAGAACCGCGATACGGTGGACGCTGACCTGA